A single window of Athene noctua chromosome 1, bAthNoc1.hap1.1, whole genome shotgun sequence DNA harbors:
- the PPM1B gene encoding protein phosphatase 1B isoform X2 translates to MGAFLDKPKTEKHNAHGAGNGLRYGLSSMQGWRVEMEDAHTAVVGIPHGLEDWSFFAVYDGHAGSRVANYCSTHLLEHITNNEDFRATEKPGSALEPSVENVKSGIRTGFLKIDEYMRNFSDLRNGMDRSGSTAVGVMISPEHVYFINCGDSRAVLYRNGQVCFSTQDHKPCNPREKERIQNAGGSVMIQRVNGSLAVSRALGDYDYKCVDGKGPTEQLVSPEPEVCEILRAEEDEFIILACDGIWDVMSNEELCEFVKSRLEVSDDLEKVCNWVVDTCLHKGSRDNMSIVLVCFSNAPKVSDEAVKKDAELDKYLESRVEEIMEKSGEEGMPDLAHVIRILTAENIPNLPPGGGLAGKRNIIEAVYSRLNPHRENEGGAGDLEDPW, encoded by the exons ATGGGTGCATTTTTGGATAAACCAAAAACTGAGAAACATAATGCTCATGGTGCAGGGAATGGCTTGCGTTATGGCCTCAGCAGTATGCAGGGATGGAGAGTGGAAATGGAAGATGCTCACACAGCTGTTGTAGGTATTCCCCATGGCTTAGAGGACTGGTCCTTTTTTGCTGTCTATGATGGCCACGCGGGATCTCGTGTTGCAAATTATTGCTCCACACACTTACTAGAACACATCACTAACAATGAAGACTTTAGGGCAACAGAAAAACCTGGATCTGCTCTTGAACCTTCAGTGGAAAATGTCAAGAGTGGAATCAGAACTGGCTTTTTGAAAATCGATGAGTATATGCGCAATTTCTCAGACCTCAGAAATGGGATGGACAGAAGTGGCTCAACAGCAGTGGGAGTTATGATTTCGCCTGAGCATGTATACTTTATCAATTGTGGTGATTCACGTGCTGTTCTCTATAGAAATGGACAAGTCTGTTTTTCAACACAGGATCACAAACCTTGCAACCCAAGGGAGAAAGAGCGAATCCAGAATGCAGGAGGCAGTGTAATGATTCAGCGTGTTAATGGTTCGTTGGCAGTTTCTCGAGCTCTGGGGGACTATGACTACAAATGTGTTGATGGTAAAGGCCCTACAGAACAACTTGTTTCTCCAGAGCCTGAGGTTTGTGAAATTTTAAGGGCAGAAGAAGATGAGTTTATCATCTTGGCTTGTGATGGAATCTGGGATGTAATGAGCAATGAAGAGCTCTGTGAATTTGTTAAGTCTAGACTTGAAGTATCGGATGACCTGGAAAAAGTGTGCAATTGGGTAGTGGACACTTGTTTACATAAG GGGAGTCGTGATAACATGAGTATTGTActagtttgtttttcaaatgctCCTAAGGTCTCAGATGAGGCAGTGAAAAAAGATGCCGAATTGGATAAGTACTTGGAATCACGGGTTGAAG AAATTATGGAAAAATCGGGTGAAGAAGGAATGCCTGATCTTGCTCATGTTATTCGTATTTTAACTGCGGAGAATATCCCTAACTTACCACCAGGAGGTGGTTTAGCTGGCAA GCGTAATATTATTGAAGCTGTGTATAGTAGGCTGAATCCACACAGAGAGAATGAGGGG